The following are encoded together in the Desulfococcus multivorans genome:
- the fusA gene encoding elongation factor G: MHSDIQKVRNIGISAHIDSGKTTLTERILFYTQRIHAIHDVKGKDGVGATMDSMELEKERGITIASAATFCEWKGHEINIIDTPGHVDFTIEVERSLRVLDGAVLVLCAVGGVQSQSITVDQQMKRYKVPCIAFVNKCDRSGGNPFRVIQQLREKLGHNAVAMQIPIGMEAKFNGVVDLVSMKAVYFDGDNGETVRVEAVPTALREEAEEKREILVDAASMFSDELTEAILEERDIPEDLLLDAVRQGVLKRELTPVFMGSAYKNKGVQPLLNGVTRLLPCPADVVNEALDMEKDEAIVALSNNPKDPIVALAFKLEDGQYGQLTYIRVYQGVLGKGNTIVNVRTGKKVKVGRVVRMHANQMEDIESIPAGYIGALFGIDCASGDTFTSPGLSLTMTSMFVPAPVISLAIVPRDNKSQINMSKALNRFTKEDPTFKTYVDDETGDTIISGMGELHLDVYIERMRREYKAEVETGQPRVAYRETITRTAEFNYIHKKQTGGSGQYGRVAGYMEPVDEEFVFDNQVTGGSIPTQFIPACEKGFRACLEKGPKMEFPVTGVKIVINDGASHSVDSSDMAFQAAARGAFLEAYAKAAPVIHEPVMKVVVETPTEFQGAVMGLLNQRRGIIVGSQDEGPMCVIEAQVPLSEMFGFSTVLRSSTQGKAQFTMEFSAYKQIPKGVADELVKKLAKDKKNAA, from the coding sequence ATGCATAGCGATATACAAAAAGTCCGGAATATCGGTATCAGTGCCCACATCGATTCGGGAAAGACCACGCTGACCGAACGGATACTCTTTTATACTCAGCGCATTCACGCCATTCACGACGTCAAGGGCAAGGACGGCGTCGGCGCCACCATGGACTCCATGGAGCTCGAAAAGGAGCGCGGCATCACCATCGCCTCCGCCGCCACGTTCTGCGAATGGAAAGGCCATGAGATCAATATCATCGATACCCCCGGGCACGTCGACTTCACCATCGAGGTCGAGCGGTCTCTCAGGGTGCTGGACGGGGCCGTCCTGGTGCTCTGCGCCGTCGGCGGAGTTCAGTCCCAGTCCATCACCGTGGATCAGCAGATGAAGCGATACAAGGTCCCCTGCATCGCCTTCGTGAACAAGTGCGATCGCAGCGGCGGAAATCCGTTCCGCGTTATTCAACAGCTTCGGGAAAAGCTGGGACACAACGCGGTGGCGATGCAGATCCCCATCGGGATGGAGGCCAAATTCAACGGTGTGGTGGACCTGGTCTCCATGAAGGCCGTCTATTTTGACGGCGACAACGGCGAAACGGTTCGGGTCGAGGCGGTGCCGACGGCATTGCGGGAAGAGGCCGAGGAGAAACGCGAGATTCTTGTCGACGCCGCGTCCATGTTCTCCGATGAACTGACCGAGGCCATTCTCGAGGAGCGGGACATCCCTGAAGATCTGCTTCTGGACGCCGTCAGACAGGGCGTTCTCAAGCGGGAACTGACGCCCGTTTTTATGGGCTCGGCCTACAAGAACAAAGGCGTCCAGCCTCTGTTGAACGGCGTCACGCGGCTGTTGCCGTGCCCTGCCGACGTCGTCAACGAGGCCCTGGACATGGAAAAGGACGAGGCGATCGTTGCCCTGAGCAACAATCCCAAAGATCCCATCGTGGCGCTCGCCTTCAAGCTGGAGGACGGGCAGTACGGCCAGCTGACCTATATCCGCGTTTACCAGGGTGTCCTCGGCAAGGGGAACACCATCGTCAACGTCCGGACCGGCAAAAAGGTCAAGGTCGGCAGGGTCGTGAGGATGCACGCCAATCAGATGGAGGATATCGAGTCCATCCCGGCCGGATACATCGGTGCCCTTTTCGGGATCGACTGCGCCTCGGGCGACACGTTTACATCCCCGGGACTCAGCCTGACGATGACCTCCATGTTTGTCCCGGCGCCGGTGATCTCGCTGGCTATCGTGCCCAGGGACAACAAATCCCAGATCAACATGTCCAAGGCCCTCAACCGGTTTACCAAAGAAGATCCCACCTTCAAGACCTACGTGGACGATGAGACGGGGGACACCATCATCTCCGGCATGGGTGAGCTGCATCTCGATGTCTACATCGAGCGGATGCGTCGGGAATACAAGGCCGAGGTGGAGACCGGGCAGCCGAGGGTCGCCTACCGGGAGACCATCACGCGGACGGCCGAGTTCAACTACATCCACAAAAAGCAGACCGGCGGGTCCGGCCAGTACGGCCGGGTGGCGGGCTATATGGAGCCCGTGGACGAGGAATTCGTGTTCGACAACCAGGTGACCGGCGGATCGATTCCGACCCAGTTCATCCCTGCCTGTGAAAAGGGTTTTCGGGCCTGTCTCGAGAAAGGGCCCAAGATGGAGTTTCCGGTGACCGGTGTCAAGATCGTCATCAACGACGGGGCATCCCATTCGGTGGACTCCTCCGATATGGCCTTCCAGGCTGCCGCACGCGGCGCCTTTCTGGAGGCCTATGCCAAGGCGGCCCCCGTCATTCACGAGCCCGTCATGAAAGTGGTCGTCGAAACCCCCACCGAGTTCCAGGGGGCGGTGATGGGGCTGTTGAACCAGCGGCGGGGCATTATCGTCGGATCCCAGGATGAAGGTCCCATGTGCGTTATCGAGGCCCAGGTGCCGCTGTCGGAAATGTTCGGTTTTTCGACCGTCCTTCGGTCGTCGACCCAGGGAAAGGCCCAGTTCACAATGGAGTTCTCCGCCTACAAACAAATTCCCAAGGGCGTTGCGGACGAGTTGGTCAAGAAGCTTGCCAAAGATAAAAAGAATGCTGCCTGA
- the def gene encoding peptide deformylase encodes MEPLEIVTYPDKFLKQPTKPVENIDGELQNLIDRMAHTMFAAPGVGLAAIQVGHDKSLIVYDGNPGEDRPSLQVLINPRIVEAQGTIISENEGCLSVPDFRADVKRNAAVVVEGVDRDGKPVRIERNDFLAVVLQHEIDHLNGVLFIDRISALKRQLYRKRILKQIRHNE; translated from the coding sequence ATGGAACCTCTGGAAATTGTCACCTACCCCGACAAATTCCTCAAGCAGCCGACCAAACCGGTGGAGAACATCGACGGCGAGTTGCAGAACCTGATCGATCGAATGGCGCATACCATGTTCGCGGCGCCGGGGGTCGGCCTCGCCGCCATTCAGGTCGGACACGACAAGAGCCTGATCGTTTATGACGGCAACCCCGGGGAGGACCGGCCGTCGCTTCAGGTGCTGATCAACCCGAGGATTGTCGAGGCACAGGGCACGATCATCTCGGAAAACGAGGGATGCCTGAGCGTCCCCGACTTCAGGGCCGACGTGAAACGCAACGCCGCCGTCGTGGTGGAAGGGGTGGACCGGGACGGCAAGCCCGTCCGGATCGAACGGAACGACTTTCTGGCGGTCGTTCTTCAGCACGAGATCGACCATCTCAACGGCGTCCTGTTCATCGACCGGATCAGCGCCCTGAAACGGCAGCTTTACCGGAAAAGAATCCTGAAACAGATCAGGCACAATGAATAA
- a CDS encoding bifunctional riboflavin kinase/FAD synthetase: MKLIEGIDNIANPFPNAVITIGNFDGVHLGHQALFHEVIEKAVEIDGTSVAMTFEPHPIRVLHQNSHPPLITLYEQKVELIERTGIDVLVCVPFTREFASIPAEAFLEDILIRRIGMKAFIVGGDYAFGRNREGNLEFLKARAATHRFELIVADWIQTQSNGKSRISSTRIRELVTAGDVTGAEKLLGRHYQIRGTVEHGRNRGGKLLGFPTANIKLYDELAPRTGVYAVTVACRDGRYKGVANIGYSPTFDDHVFTVEVHILDFDRDIYGEKIRVNFIERIRDEIKFSGIEALSRQIRRDVETARNMISL; the protein is encoded by the coding sequence ATGAAGCTTATTGAAGGCATAGACAACATAGCGAATCCTTTTCCAAATGCAGTGATCACAATCGGAAATTTTGACGGGGTTCACCTTGGACATCAGGCCCTTTTCCACGAGGTCATCGAAAAAGCCGTGGAAATCGACGGCACCTCTGTTGCCATGACCTTCGAACCGCATCCGATCCGGGTGCTGCACCAGAACAGCCATCCGCCGCTCATCACCCTGTATGAGCAGAAGGTCGAGCTCATCGAACGGACGGGCATCGACGTGCTCGTTTGTGTCCCCTTCACCCGGGAGTTCGCATCCATTCCCGCCGAAGCGTTCCTCGAGGACATCCTGATCCGCCGCATCGGCATGAAGGCCTTTATTGTGGGCGGCGACTACGCCTTTGGCCGGAACCGCGAAGGCAATCTCGAATTTTTGAAAGCCCGGGCCGCCACCCATCGCTTCGAACTGATCGTTGCCGACTGGATACAGACGCAATCCAACGGCAAGTCGAGAATCAGCAGCACCCGTATCCGGGAGTTGGTGACGGCGGGCGACGTGACGGGGGCGGAGAAGCTTCTGGGACGTCACTATCAGATCCGTGGAACGGTCGAGCACGGCCGCAATCGGGGAGGAAAGCTGCTGGGTTTTCCAACGGCCAACATCAAACTCTACGATGAACTCGCCCCCAGGACGGGCGTCTATGCCGTCACCGTGGCGTGTCGGGACGGCCGGTACAAAGGGGTCGCCAACATCGGATACAGCCCCACCTTCGACGACCACGTCTTCACGGTGGAAGTCCATATCCTCGATTTCGACCGCGACATCTACGGCGAGAAAATACGCGTGAACTTCATCGAGCGCATTCGGGATGAAATCAAGTTTTCCGGGATAGAAGCGCTCTCCCGACAGATCCGTCGCGATGTCGAAACCGCCCGCAACATGATCTCGTTGTAA